Proteins from one bacterium BMS3Abin08 genomic window:
- the coaD gene encoding phosphopantetheine adenylyltransferase produces MLNETKRVAICPGTFDPITNGHIDIVKRSLGIFDEVIAAVAVNPKKKPLFDVDRRLDLMKKSLGGLQRLRIEPFKGLLVEYARQRGVVAIVRGLRAVSDFEYELQMALMNRRLDSEIEAVFMMPSEEYSFLSSTMVKEIASFGGDVRGLVPGPVDEALKEVFQYEK; encoded by the coding sequence GTGTTGAATGAAACAAAGAGGGTTGCCATATGTCCCGGGACCTTTGATCCCATTACAAACGGCCATATCGATATTGTAAAACGCAGCCTCGGAATCTTCGACGAGGTGATAGCGGCGGTTGCCGTCAATCCGAAAAAGAAACCCCTGTTTGACGTCGACAGGAGGCTCGATCTGATGAAAAAGTCCCTTGGAGGGCTGCAGAGGCTAAGGATAGAACCCTTTAAGGGCCTCCTTGTCGAGTATGCCAGACAGAGGGGGGTGGTTGCTATAGTCAGGGGCCTGAGGGCGGTCTCCGATTTTGAGTATGAGCTGCAGATGGCATTGATGAACCGGAGGCTCGACTCGGAAATTGAGGCGGTTTTTATGATGCCGTCCGAGGAGTATTCCTTCCTCTCCTCTACAATGGTGAAGGAAATCGCATCCTTCGGCGGTGATGTGAGGGGCCTTGTGCCCGGCCCTGTAGATGAGGCCCTTAAAGAAGTCTTTCAATATGAAAAATAA
- the rsmD gene encoding ribosomal RNA small subunit methyltransferase D: MRITAGQARGRRLKAAGRTIRPTASKVREAIFNIIGPSVEGSAFLDLYAGTGAVGLEALSRGAGRSVFVDINTLRADLIKKVAEEFGFSSSARVYRMGSFTFLKKAVRENMVFDFIFVDPPYRTEEIMKVLPFIAESGILSRDGMVLVEHFSKKRLPDQVGKLIKRKEYSYGDTALTSYNIVE, translated from the coding sequence ATGAGAATCACTGCAGGGCAGGCAAGGGGTAGAAGGCTGAAGGCGGCAGGCAGGACCATAAGGCCCACTGCCTCAAAGGTCAGGGAGGCTATATTCAACATAATCGGGCCGTCTGTTGAAGGCTCTGCCTTTCTTGATCTGTACGCGGGCACCGGCGCCGTAGGCCTCGAGGCGTTGAGCCGTGGCGCCGGAAGGTCTGTGTTTGTTGATATTAATACCCTGAGGGCGGATCTTATTAAAAAAGTTGCAGAGGAGTTCGGTTTTTCGTCATCTGCCAGGGTTTACAGGATGGGGAGTTTTACCTTTCTGAAGAAGGCCGTGAGGGAGAACATGGTTTTCGATTTTATCTTTGTCGATCCCCCTTACCGTACGGAAGAGATAATGAAGGTGCTGCCCTTTATTGCTGAAAGCGGGATTCTCAGCAGGGACGGAATGGTTCTGGTTGAGCACTTCTCAAAAAAGAGGCTGCCCGATCAGGTTGGTAAACTGATAAAACGGAAGGAGTATTCCTATGGGGATACCGCCTTAACGAGCTATAACATCGTGGAATAA
- the purN gene encoding phosphoribosylglycinamide formyltransferase, with translation MLKLGVLASGRGSNFQSIIDSVGSGYLPAEVAVLITDNPDAYAIERARKSSIPHLVMKPGDYRSGEDYYAELAGELKDRGVELVILAGFMRVVKRPLIEEFPMRIMNIHPAILPAFPGLHGQRQAVDYGVKVSGCTVHFVDEGVDTGPIIVQAVVPVYHDDTEETLSERILKEEHRIFPFAVKLFAEERLRVGGRRVIVDNGHERNASVIINPPLDTGA, from the coding sequence ATGCTCAAACTCGGGGTTCTTGCATCTGGAAGGGGATCAAACTTCCAGTCCATAATTGATTCGGTTGGATCAGGATACCTTCCTGCCGAGGTTGCGGTCCTTATCACGGATAACCCGGATGCCTATGCAATTGAAAGGGCGCGCAAGAGCAGCATACCCCACCTTGTCATGAAACCCGGGGATTACCGCTCAGGGGAGGATTACTACGCGGAGCTTGCCGGGGAACTCAAGGACAGAGGTGTTGAGCTTGTTATACTTGCCGGGTTCATGAGGGTTGTAAAGAGACCCCTTATCGAGGAGTTTCCAATGAGGATAATGAATATACATCCGGCAATCCTGCCTGCCTTCCCAGGATTACATGGACAGAGGCAGGCCGTTGACTATGGTGTAAAGGTTTCGGGATGTACCGTGCATTTTGTCGATGAGGGTGTGGATACGGGTCCGATAATTGTTCAGGCTGTGGTACCGGTATATCACGATGACACGGAAGAGACCCTCTCGGAAAGGATACTTAAAGAGGAACACAGGATATTCCCATTTGCCGTCAAGCTCTTTGCAGAGGAAAGGCTGAGGGTCGGGGGGAGGAGGGTGATTGTCGATAACGGTCATGAAAGGAATGCTTCCGTGATCATCAATCCCCCTCTCGACACCGGAGCATGA
- the rsmI gene encoding ribosomal RNA small subunit methyltransferase I, with protein MSGFLYIVATPIGNLEDITIRALRVLKEVDLIAAEDTRHTRKLLSRFGISKPLVSYWGAREKVKAEKVIISLLNDKDVALVTDAGTPGISDPGEVLIRRAIEENITVVPVPGPSAIITALSVSGLSTREFLFLGFLPPKSSQRRKRLQKLRFEDRTMVIYESPHRLIEALGDMHDILGDRHAAVSHELTKFNEGVYRGTIADILDELKQAVIAGEYVIVLEGMAEAEISIDDALQEVIGLMKKGLKRKDAVKKVAGQYGLRPKELYDLTLDG; from the coding sequence ATGAGCGGCTTCCTGTATATAGTTGCTACACCCATCGGTAACCTTGAGGATATAACTATCAGGGCGTTGAGGGTGCTGAAGGAGGTTGATTTGATTGCCGCTGAAGACACCAGGCATACGCGCAAACTCCTGAGCCGTTTCGGGATATCAAAACCCCTTGTCAGTTACTGGGGGGCAAGGGAGAAGGTGAAGGCTGAAAAGGTGATAATCAGCCTTCTGAATGACAAGGACGTTGCCCTTGTTACCGACGCCGGGACTCCGGGGATATCCGACCCCGGCGAGGTGCTGATCAGGAGGGCAATTGAGGAGAATATTACCGTAGTCCCCGTCCCCGGTCCTTCCGCCATAATAACCGCACTAAGCGTCTCGGGTCTCAGTACCAGGGAGTTCCTTTTCCTGGGGTTTCTCCCTCCAAAGAGTTCACAGAGGAGGAAAAGACTTCAGAAATTAAGGTTCGAGGATAGAACGATGGTGATTTATGAAAGCCCCCACAGACTTATTGAGGCCCTCGGCGATATGCATGATATCCTTGGAGACCGTCATGCCGCAGTCTCCCACGAACTTACGAAGTTCAATGAAGGTGTCTACCGGGGGACGATAGCGGATATTCTTGATGAGCTGAAACAGGCTGTGATAGCCGGGGAGTATGTCATTGTGCTTGAGGGAATGGCCGAAGCCGAGATCAGCATCGACGATGCCCTTCAGGAGGTGATAGGTCTTATGAAGAAGGGGTTGAAGAGAAAGGACGCGGTTAAGAAGGTTGCAGGCCAGTACGGGTTAAGACCGAAGGAGCTTTATGACCTTACCCTTGACGGATAA